GCGCCGTACAGGTCGAGGTCGACGTCGAACAGGTGCACCTCGAGGGTGGCGCGCGCGTCCCCGACCGTGGGGCGCGGCCCGGCGTTCGCCATGCCTCCGAACGTGCCGGCGGGCGTCTCCACGGTGACGGCGAACACGCCGAGCGGGAGGGCCTTCCCGTCGGGCACCGCGACGTTCGCGGTCGGCACGCCGATCGTACGGCCGCGCGCGTCGCCCGGCACGACCGTCCCCATCACGAGGTACGGCCCGCCGAGCAGCGCCTGCGCGGTGGCGAGGTCGCCGCGCTCGAGGGCGGCGCGGATGCGGCTGCTGCTGATCACGCCGTCGTCGTCGTGCACGAGGCGCACGACCTCGAGGCGGTCGGGGACGTGCTGGAGCTCCTCGAGGCCGCCGGCGCGGTCGCGACCGAAGCGGAAGTCCTCCCCGACGATCAACGTCGCGGGCGCCAGCGTCCGGAGCGCCTCGAGGAACGCCTCGGGGGGGGTGGCGGCGTACGCGGCGTCGAACGGTTGCACGACGATCTCGTCGGGGGCGTAGGCGGCGAGGAGCCGGTGTTTCTCGCGCTCGCCGGCGAGGTAGGGCGCGCCGGTGAACACGACCTTCGCGGGGGGGAAGAACGTCACGACCAGCGATGGGCGGCCCGCCGTGCGGGCGTCGTCCCGCATGCGCTGCAGGAGGGCGTGATGGCCGCGGTGGACGCCGTCGAAGTTGCCAATCGCCACGACCGCGCCGCGCGCGCGGACGTCGTGCAGCGACCGCCGCAGCGGTGGCGGACCGGGCGGCGGGCCGTTCACGGGGCGTCGCCGCGCCGCGCGAGGGTGCGTTGCAGGCCGAGCAGCGTCACGCCGC
The sequence above is drawn from the Trueperaceae bacterium genome and encodes:
- the ribF gene encoding riboflavin biosynthesis protein RibF, with translation MNGPPPGPPPLRRSLHDVRARGAVVAIGNFDGVHRGHHALLQRMRDDARTAGRPSLVVTFFPPAKVVFTGAPYLAGEREKHRLLAAYAPDEIVVQPFDAAYAATPPEAFLEALRTLAPATLIVGEDFRFGRDRAGGLEELQHVPDRLEVVRLVHDDDGVISSSRIRAALERGDLATAQALLGGPYLVMGTVVPGDARGRTIGVPTANVAVPDGKALPLGVFAVTVETPAGTFGGMANAGPRPTVGDARATLEVHLFDVDLDLYGADLAVFVHAHLRGQRRFDGLDALKAQLAADADAARHALRARGLPAGDVREA